From Astatotilapia calliptera chromosome 19, fAstCal1.2, whole genome shotgun sequence, a single genomic window includes:
- the htr1b gene encoding 5-hydroxytryptamine receptor 1B translates to MELSGQVEPTQPVNTTNDSFTTNSSIVDESAESLAYQISLAVILSIITLATTLSNAFVIATISQSKKLQTPANFLIASLAVTDLLVSILVMPICVLYTVIHTWTLGQIVCDIWLSSDITCCTASILHLCVIALDRYWAITDAVEYSKKRTTGRAAGMVATAWVIAISISLPPLFWRQVKADELTSCSVNTDHIFYTIYSTFGAFYIPTLLLIVLYGRIYVEARKRILKQSPKKVGKRLTSAHLVSNSPGSAASTSSLQCGRHDAPSSDTGSSTSENQVKVTLSDAVLEKKRISAARERKATKTLGIILGAYIICWLPFFIYTLLVATCDTCFNPELFDFFTWLGYLNSLINPIIYTMSNEDFKKAFHKLTRFRCCRL, encoded by the coding sequence ATGGAGCTCTCGGGTCAAGTCGAGCCAACTCAGCCGGTCAACACCACAAACGACAGTTTTACTACAAATTCATCCATTGTGGATGAGAGCGCAGAGAGTCTCGCCTATCAGATCAGCTTGGCTGTGATTCTCTCGATTATCACACTCGCCACCACTTTATCCAATGCCTTTGTCATCGCAACGATTTCCCAGTCGAAGAAGCTGCAAACTCCCGCAAACTTTCTGATCGCCTCTCTGGCCGTCACTGACCTGCTGGTGTCTATCCTAGTGATGCCCATCTGCGTCCTGTACACCGTGATCCACACTTGGACGCTCGGACAAATAGTTTGCGACATCTGGCTCTCCTCGGACATAACGTGTTGCACTGCGTCCATCCTCCATCTGTGCGTAATCGCTTTGGATAGGTACTGGGCCATCACTGACGCAGTGGAGTACTCTAAAAAGCGCACAACGGGAAGAGCGGCAGGGATGGTGGCCACAGCCTGGGTCATCGCCATCTCCATCTCCCTCCCGCCTCTCTTCTGGAGACAGGTGAAAGCGGATGAATTAACAAGCTGTAGCGtcaacacagatcacatttTCTACACCATTTACTCCACTTTTGGGGCTTTCTACATCCCAACCTTGCTCCTCATTGTCCTCTACGGACGGATATACGTGGAGGCTCGGAAAAGGATCCTGAAGCAGTCCCCGAAGAAGGTTGGGAAGAGACTAACATCGGCTCACCTGGTCTCCAACTCCCCTGGGTCCGCGGCGTCCACTAGCTCTCTGCAGTGCGGGAGACACGACGCTCCGTCCAGCGACACCGGGTCTTCAACGAGCGAGAACCAGGTGAAAGTGACGTTGTCCGATGCggttttggagaaaaagagaattTCAGCAGCAAGAGAACGAAAAGCGACGAAGACTCTGGGGATAATCCTCGGCGCTTATATTATTTGCTGGCTTCCGTTTTTCATCTACACGTTGCTGGTGGCAACATGTGACACATGTTTTAACCCCGAGTTATTTGACTTTTTCACCTGGCTGGGATATCTCAATTCCCTCATCAACCCGATCATATACACCATGTCAAACGAGGACTTCAAAAAAGCTTTTCACAAACTCACGCGCTTCAGATGTTGCAGGCTGTGA